One window of Novosphingobium sp. 9U genomic DNA carries:
- a CDS encoding PTS sugar transporter subunit IIA — protein sequence MSTLFILLPEAVTMASGDDKASILARLADVFAQVYELDRDLVLERVTERERLGSTGFGRHVAIPHARIPGLTRPVAAVIRLDRPVDFDAADGMPVDLVFGLLSPDGAGATHLQALAAISRMMRDERMHAALVAASGTDVIYSLLSNVIDRDAA from the coding sequence ATGAGTACTCTTTTCATTCTTCTGCCCGAGGCCGTCACAATGGCGAGCGGGGACGACAAGGCCAGTATCCTGGCTCGCCTCGCCGACGTTTTCGCGCAAGTCTACGAGCTTGACCGCGATCTCGTGCTGGAGCGCGTCACCGAGCGTGAACGGTTGGGCAGCACCGGCTTCGGTCGCCACGTCGCGATCCCGCATGCGCGCATTCCCGGTCTGACTCGCCCGGTAGCGGCCGTGATCCGGCTGGATCGCCCGGTCGATTTCGATGCTGCCGACGGCATGCCGGTCGATCTGGTCTTCGGCTTGCTCTCGCCCGATGGCGCGGGCGCGACTCACCTCCAGGCGCTCGCTGCGATCTCGCGCATGATGCGGGACGAGCGCATGCATGCCGCGCTGGTGGCCGCATCGGGCACCGATGTGATCTACAGTCTGCTTTCCAATGTCATCGACCGCGACGCCGCCTGA
- the hpf gene encoding ribosome hibernation-promoting factor, HPF/YfiA family, which produces MDIRVSGHQVDTGEALQTHASDRLSTMVEKYFSRALSSHVTFGKAPANAFRCDIIMHVMQNLVLKGTGAAQDAHVAFDQAAEKIDKQLRRYKRRLVDRHEQSTFAMATEEAAYTIFEEQPEQEEEQADAPLVIAETRVDVPEATVSDAVMMLDLRNTTALLFKNAGTGRHNMVYRRGDGSIGWVEPSSTP; this is translated from the coding sequence ATGGATATTCGCGTTTCCGGCCATCAGGTCGACACGGGCGAGGCGCTGCAAACCCATGCCAGCGACCGCCTCAGCACGATGGTGGAGAAGTACTTCAGCCGCGCGCTGTCGAGCCACGTGACCTTCGGCAAGGCGCCGGCCAATGCCTTCCGCTGTGACATCATCATGCATGTCATGCAGAACCTGGTGCTCAAGGGCACCGGGGCCGCGCAGGACGCACACGTGGCCTTCGACCAGGCTGCGGAGAAGATCGACAAGCAGCTGCGCCGCTACAAGCGCCGCCTCGTCGATCGCCATGAGCAGAGCACGTTCGCCATGGCCACCGAAGAGGCTGCCTACACGATCTTCGAAGAGCAACCCGAGCAGGAAGAGGAGCAGGCCGACGCGCCGCTGGTCATTGCCGAGACGCGCGTCGACGTACCCGAAGCGACCGTGTCGGATGCCGTCATGATGCTCGACTTGCGCAACACCACGGCGTTGCTGTTTAAAAATGCTGGCACTGGCCGTCACAATATGGTTTACCGCCGCGGCGACGGATCGATCGGCTGGGTCGAGCCTTCTTCGACCCCCTGA